The sequence below is a genomic window from Macrobrachium nipponense isolate FS-2020 chromosome 40, ASM1510439v2, whole genome shotgun sequence.
ccaatactgttttatttatcataatttaatcataaatgatgatccctttgctcatatatcgtagcctggggcactgcttgaggcaagatggggcactccttcctacgtaaccccctctctccccttcactaacttggcttattacagcgaattttcttctgtatgttagcgagatgttttccttgtattttcctctttggcatgatgacattcttgccgaaacaaagataaacaaacgtaaagttgcaagagaatgtcagaggtgaaacctCGAAGGTATACTCTCTTTTTAGGACAGATTTGATAAAGCATGATTATTATGaaattcatattccattttgggtattaaaaaaccaaaactatgttatttatcataaatgaagatctctttgctcaaagatcatagccttgggcacagtgtgacgtgtgctgtcaggcaagaaggggcgttactaagcaaccctcccctctcctcactaactacgcgtatattatgatattctgtaataatacttgagcgatttttctttgtctgtatgttagcgagatgttttccttgtcttttcctcattggcatgatgaacttcttgccgaaacatacataaacatacgtaaaagcaagcgaatgtcacgaggtgaaacccgaacgtgtaatctacttgaagtctatggtccaactgattcatgattgaaccagatactcgctttatgcgagccacggaatctctacagatgccatctcacaatttctttgccaataattatcaaaatttacgataacagaagaaatattgcattttcttgtacggatgaatgtttttaggcttattgagttatgtttactaattaccctgtaactacgaaagtaagaggaattttgacgaaaatattttgtatacgtattctcaattgccatatgaagctccatgaatttttttcatgactTAGCATTTTTTTCGCCCTAgtatataccaccatatataggggttccggccgtcCCCCCTTAAGAATTAATCTAACTCAGTGGTCTAATTAAACGTTTGATAATAGATAGAAACAGAATTCACCTGCGCATAATAGTGAATGTTGAAATTGCCAATAAACACGGGTATCATCTTCCTGTATCTCAGCCAAGACAATAAGACAGTCAAAAAAGTATCATCAAATTCTGGGTTTTGATATATACTTTCAAGAATTATTTATCCATTAAGAGTAACTGTTACAAGGTTTGGCCGGACAACTGATATTAGCACAGTATTATAagtaaagttttcatttttatagatcATTCTTTGGAATATTAAGTGTGGTCATGAAGGTTGATTGTAACAAATTAGTAtctaattttgtaaattatatattttcaggaACACATTGATGTCATGAAGCCTGGTTCAGTTGTTGTTGATCTTGCAGCTGAAGCTGGTGGTAACATTGAGACGACTGTACCTGGTGAAATATCAGTTTAAACAATAATGTGACTCACATTGGCCTCACTGACTTGCCATCTCGTCTTCCCACTCAGGCTTCATTTTTGtacggaaataacatttctaaATTCTTGATGTCCATTGGAGAGAAAGACCATTTCCATATTAATCTTGAGGATGAGGTTGTCAGAGGCTCCATCATTCTTCAAAATGGCAAGTTGCTTTGGCCTCCACCCCCTGTTGAACCTTCACCAGTAGCTGCAGCACCTGCAGCAGCTGCAGCAGCTGTAAAGGAACCTCCTCCACCACCAAATTATTTCAATATTACAATGAAAGATGCGCTTATGTACACCTCGGGTAAGAACTGAATATTTTCCAGATTATAACTATTTGTAGTTGTAAACTGATAGTTGAACTTACGTGTTTAGTAGATAagatataatttcataaattaggaTCTTTAAACTGTATTAAGTGCATAAACTTGCCTGTATGATAATTTGTattcatttcttaaaattctCATCAGGACCATTACTTTGATGCTTGCATATTTAGATTAGTGGTAATTATTTCAAtgctacatatttacatacatgtaaAATTACTTTATGTGATGCTTGTGGCAATATATTTCCAGTTTATTCAACACAGCAAAGATGAAAGGTGGCTGTCACTTACTCAACCCCATCcttgtgtaagttgttttctttctcatattgtatattttttatgcaatttgCAGGGCTGGGTACCCTTGTGTCTCTGGGTATGGGCTCTCCCAATGCTGCTATGACACAGATGATGACAACATTCGCTCTTAGTGTCATTGTTGGTTATCACACTGTCTGGTCTGTTACTCCAGCGCTTCATTCTCCACTTATGTCTGTCACAAATGCTATTTCGGGTAAGTTTCTTTGTTTGTAATTAATTTTCCTTATATTGTTTGGTAATTAAGGTCATGAAAAATTGTACACATGGGTTTTTGCAAAAGAATTTTATTCTTTAGTTGAAGTTGCATTCCAgagaaacaaaatgtaaatactttcagtttataataaatgtttagtatgtaaagTATGTTGCTACTCATTGTAATTTTATTCATCGAATTTTAGAATGAGGCCTTCTTTTCTAAAATTAAAACTGATGTATTtttcttggtatttgttttttttggagTTAAGAATGATGTAGCATACATATTTATTCTCTAGTTGAAGTAAATTAAGTGTTTTAACTATCTACTAGGTATAACTGCTGTTGGTGGTCTACTGTTAATGGGTGGTGGCCTTTACCCAACCAATGTTATTGAAGGCCTTGCGGCATCAGCTGCTTTCATCTCCTTCATCAACATCTTTGGTGGTTTCATTGTCACCCAAAGAATGTTAGACATGTTCAAGAGGTCGGCTAGCATTCTTAAGTCTTCTACAGTGTAGAAATTTTATCATACATTTGTCATGAACATTTTTAAAGATACTCAATTATCTCCAACATTTGTCATAAGTTGTAATTAAAGAGATTTGGCTTAGGATAAGAGAAATTTATTATGAATGAAACTTTTTCTTGTTACAGACCAACAGATCCTCCTGAATATAACTACTTGTATGGCATCCCAGCAACTGCCTTCCTTGGTGGTTATGCTGCCACTGCTATGTCTGGCTATCCTGAGAGTCACCAGATGGCTTACCTCGCTGCTTCCCTCTGCTGTGTGGGTGCCTTGGCTGGGCTTTCTAACCAGAAGACCTGCAGACTTGGCAATACTTTAGGCATGGTAATGAAAATTTCCACTTTTATGACTTTTTCAGAAATACAGCTCAGGTTAGTGGTTGAAGCTATCATTTAACAGTGGGCTTTGAAGTTGTCCCTCTTCTAAAGGGTTGATGTCTGTAAAATGATAGCCTCCGCAATTAACCAGCTAATATGTACAGTGTTCCCGTATTTGCAGGAGATAgataccagacaccccccccccccccaacccctgtgTATAGCTAGAACCTGCAAATagttaaaacacttataaaaatgcttaaaactgcctgttttgttaggtaaaactcgagaaaaccccactaaaaatgtttatacttggtttttttaataattttatcacaaaaagtgcattttatgatgaaattgttaaaaaaacagaaatttgtggatatttcgcatagaaaatactgcgaataggcaaattttctgcgaaaAATCGggatatatgttccagagagaaatctgcgactATCTGAGTCTGTACAAACAAGTAGAAGTGGGTAGACAAAATTTTAAACTTGACTATATTAACCGATATTGTCTCGCTTGAAAGTAGATTACTGTCTGCACTAACATTGTCTAGTAtgtctttgttatttttgttagtcATATGGTCAGTGTTATTTTTGTTAGTCATATGGTCAGTAGAGGCCACAGCAAAAGTTCACTAGTTATCAgactaagaaataaaaagatgtaTGAACTTGAGCAGCTTGCATCTGAAATAACATGTCTTTTAAAACCGTATCAAAAGAACATAAATTATAGTCAAGAACAGACTACAAGAAAATATCAGGTTTACTGTACACTATGCAATTTTAGATTCTTAAAAAACCAATTTTAGATTCACAAAACTCCAAAGTAGCAAAAGCTAAATGTTTTGGTATGGATTGCAGACAGAGGGTAGTAATGTCTTCAGTAGGTGAATAGGTGTATATCTAGGGAAAGATGTAACCCTTGTAGAATTGGGAAGGCATTATAGATGGAAAAGTTCAGGACTGTTTATTTGCAGATTTTTTGGGTGAAATTGAATGTGGTTGGAGAATAAGTTGTAGTGATTGTGTATCGCTGAGGATTGAACAAGAGTGATACTACCATGAATGGGGTTACTTTTTTGTAGaacatttctttgtaaaattgaaaatatgtaagtgttttgtattaataattgatgatgataatttAGTTCAAATGGAAAATAACTAGGTGTGCTTGTGTTTGCAATTTACATGCTGTGTCTTGTGTAAATTTGTACCATTTATGATTTTCAGATTGTGTCAGGTGGTATTGCTTCTACTATTGGTCAGTTAGTGCCCTCCAATCCCGTTCTCATGCAAATGGTCGCTGCAGCTGGTTTGGGCGGTGCCATTGGTACTACAATTGCCAAGAAGATTGAAATTACAGATCTTCCTCAGCTTGTGGCAGCTTTCCACAGGTTTGTTTCCTCACTTGACCATCAGGAGAAGAAAATATTAGATGAGGTTTAGCATCCAAAAAGCTTAGTGGCTACTGTAACTGAATGAGTTGTTGCTCTACATTGGTGAGATATCCATTTCATTTAGTATAAGCACATGAACTCCAATTTAAATGTTTGCCAAGAAGGAATTGCTACCTTTCATTTATATActcatttatctttctttatcaGTGTCACAATAACTTTGATGTATAAAATACCTTATTGTTGAGTAGAGTTTCTGAATATTTTCTTTGCAGTTACTTAGGTTTAATTGGTTATTTTCCCTATcatgtttgtttattaattttcatatcattGTATCGGGAAAACATGGCCAGTTTTGTAGGTGATCATTAAGAagctctctctttatttctttcaacAGTTTAGTAGGCGCTGCTGCTGTTTTAACTTGCATAGCCACCTACCTCCATGACTTCCCTCACTTTGCAACTGATCCTGCAGCCAATGCAATCAAGACTGCACTCTTCTTGGGTACATATATTGGTGGTGTTACATTCAGGTGAGACCAAttgtttttcttgcattttgGTGAGACCAATTGTTTTCTTGCATTTTAGTGATTGGTcagtttattttgaatttccaTTTGGTGGAATGTTTTCAGGGAAGAATTTCAATGTagcttacattatttattttttattgcagtcagtattaatatgatttttgaaaaaaagtgtTGTTTTGTTGCACACTAGGAATTTACAGTTGATTCTAACAGTCCAGTATTATCtaagaaaaacttgaaatattaaaagataaatcCTTTCTCATCCTTTCTTATTTCATTCTTACAGTGGTTCTCTGGTTGCATATGGTAAACTTCAAGGAGTGTTGGATTCTGCACCTCTTCTTCTCCCTGGTCGTCATGCTCTTAATGCTGGTCTTATGACTGCTAATGTTGGTGCCATGGCTTACTACTTCATTGATCCTTCTTTGACTGTTGGTCTATCTATGCTTGGAGCAACAACTACCCTGTCAGCCATCATGGGAGTAACACTTACAATGGCTATTGGTGGTATGTACTGTACTTTACCTATTTGATTTTGTGTTATGAATTTATTCCTTTTGTCCAAATGATTTTTGCTTATAAGATTTAGAAACTATAGGAAAGTTATATACTTCCACTATTGTAGATGAAGATTTATGTGTCTCCAGAAATTATTGTTTGCTTTAGTTGAAGACTGTATAAACAAAAAGGTGTTTCTGCTTAGCCAATGAAATATAATTGCAAGATAAGATATCTAGCCCATGATTCGGCCCGATGATGTAATGTTCATGTTGAGCAGTacatatctctctcctctctctctctctcttctctcaagatacccttcttttcatttcaattttatgGCTATATGCAGATGGGAAGGTCTCCATTGCTGGAAATTCAGAGATGACTGCAATCTCTTAACAGAAGGCTGAGAGAGATTATTTCCATTCTGATCTGAGTGTATTTAGGTTGGCAGTCTTAGTGAGGAAGGTAACAGACATTCTCATTATCTTCAGGTGCTGACATGCCTGTTGTTATTACTGTGCTCAACAGTTACTCAGGATGGGCACTGTGTGCAGAAGGTTTCATGTTGAATAACAATCTCATGACAGTTGTTGGCGCACTCATCGGATCATCTGGTGCCATCTTGTCATACATCATGTGCAAGGTAcagtatgttttatgtatataagaTTTAGAAGCATACGCATCAAGCTTTTGCCAGATTTTTTAATAAGTACGTATTCCATATTAACTGACACAATATGTACTCTTAATCACTtgtttttattgctgtttttcatatagcaaaattataaaaatagacAAGTAATACATTTTGTATGatacaagaaaattaaattgaaactACCACCTTGTGCTAAGTCTAGGTAGTACATAGGTCATTGGTGTCTATATGTGGTTACTTCTTTGtaatacagtggggcatcgcttattcacggatcagtattcacggatccagttaatcacgggttttttttttcttggaccgtttctcatgttacatcactggtatgaatcgctgcatcacgggtttgtttgTGTTGCGTATTGCGATgttttttcggtaggctaaccctcggccgtggtccgataactaccaacattcatttaaagactcatataatgatattaactgacataaaggtaataaaaccattctcacctaatatattattgtcctatcttcgaaataaatagcctattcacggtttatgtacgacgttcattggtaggctaagcgtagttgcagtgcgataaccaccaacgtacacaaacattcacattatgatattaactgacaataaaggtaataaaaaccattcttaccatatatattatagtcatatctttcataaatataaaaagcctattcgaagaataattccacatcattgcactcaacttatcgtcggagtggccagccacaaaatgtaagcatatacctttacgtacgaaaatggtttatgtatacggttgcgttcaaagcgacattttttgttttgataaacttttagaaaattttaatagtagtggtagtgtaattacagtagtaataacattaaggctaaaattaattcgaacttcattattttttattttggttcagtattcgtatataacttctctgaacaatgaagtcatacaacgctatttgtcatagattcatcgtaagtattgctgtttgttattggcgacgaagcgtaaacgaaatacataaaagcattttttaccttatatttatatcgtcatatcttcataataaaaaggctattcgtggagtaattccatatcagtgaaatcaattttatctatgcgaggtccagccagctgacaaaagttacgtacgtatatgaaaatcaaatatggtagcgttcacagcaagattatctttcgaaatttttatagtactattcatgctacgtagtaataatgtttggaatatacgtaacattaattttcaatacaaaatatcatcgttatttttggtactgaataatagtttagaattatcatacatacactgcattgttatggggtggtttgtgccagtgataaaacaaccaaaataacgttctcctctaagtcaacgcgtttaggaaaaacatgacatagaatcgactttgcgacttcgttcactttgatatttttaacgatacaataactatcatttgtactactaaaaccatcttcacataagtaatttttcgtaagatatgtgttgttacaaaagctagcttatacataaaaggcttttataatttaagtcatcttagatatacatatgtacccaaactcattgtggggaaatttactactgtttcctcggatattgaaatactttagcatcattcaaacactttaataatataatgcataaatactaggctatactactatttacatcgtatacaaatactacatacagttataacacatacttttatatacaaagttaacagttatatacacatacttttatatacaaaattaatcatatgagtagtgatcagacgacagctgtgcactggactacgtacgtactacttggaagataaaacaaacaaaaattttgttgttgttagtcgccgggatagattaacattttttccagagattaaagagctgaattttgttttgaaggtatgtcaaccgcgttagtaaataggtatcatcttctaaggaattttttttctcttctttttgcggaagaatcttcaagccattttgcattcaaagtaatgagaaggaatcattctattcttcatgaaatcagtaaaatactacactaaaaataaaaactaaaactacgttactgtatgcaaaacacatacatcatcgttagcttcgtgtgtgtaaacgttcattctaagaaattacagagtagtataactaacacctgattggttggttggtagccatggagatctgttatccaatgactgccctctgcttctgatctatttatagacatacgccatggatggcactaggtttgaacgttacccatgttcgtgattttctgactgcttgacggcaaaaattactcattaattttctttatataattattccttcgtgaaaacaataatataatatcgcggttgacataccttcaaaacaaaattcagctttttaatctctggaaaaaatgttaatctaatctatcccggcgactaacaacaagaAAATTtgtgttcgttttatcttccaagtagtacgtacgtactacgtagtccagtgcacagctgtcgtctgatcactactcatatgattaactttgtatataaaagtatgtgtatataactgttaactttgtatataaaagtatgtgtatataactgttaactttgtatataaaagtatgtgtatataactgtatgtagtatttgtatacgatgtaaatatgtatagcctagtatttatgcattatattattaaagtgtttgaatgatgctaaagtatttcaataccCGAGGAAACAGTATAAATTTCCCACACAATAAGTTtggggtgcatatgtatatctaagatgacttaaattataaaagccttttatgtataagctagcttttgcaacaacacatatctacgaaaattacttatgtgaagatggttttagtagtacaaatgatagttattgtatcgttaaaaatatcaaagtgaacgaagtcgcaaagtcgattctatgtcatgtttttaactttaacacGTATAGTGGtagaaaaacaccagtgtgtcgtagcgatgcgtcatcaatatagtggtatgaaaataccacatggtattgtagcgatacgtaatcacaaagtacaaatccttttcccggacctcCTCAGaatttacgactcttcaacttcaagatcgatatggtatatattatatagtctaacttattgttaaaattcacaagttgaactgcaaaacattattatatttttgattgttatgtacatatatttttgtgttttgacggaatttgtttgtttttgaaaataatacctattagtgaacatatggtattaattgtcccactattttattataggtgatcttaattatctcacattcatttaacagtattatattaatatttatttaaataaactgtaattaataaataacaataatgaaaacataaagggaaaaaaaggtttttgctgcagtagtgatgtttgtttttattatgcatctgacctcacatttccgaaatctgaaaaattccaaaaaccgaaacatcggaatttgtgtgtactgcacattttttaaacaaacgcacacaatgtctacacatttactgcaaattacagtacgtacgtatttattcctgagatgagagagagagaagagagagagagagagagagagagagagagagagagagagagagagagagagagagagagagagaatgattaaggactccaaggcgtgttatttttacaattattttattatcttgggatttttttttaatcttgagattttctattcaattctcgagattaataagaaaattaccgtaaattgactagcatcagcacacatctgaatgactcggccattagcaggctaaaccaccaaccttatgaacttgcatgatacatgagatacatgacaaaacacaaaaccactgtttattggtgaaaattagggggtcgcacgatatgggagattgcacgttattcgagtatatacggtatgtgatttttttttagccttttatggaacaaaatctagcaagaaattgccattcccagttggcaacactggcctacaaacgtttgtttgttgttgttatgaaatgtggtgtgcggcgcgttctttaaattgtacccatataaacgagttaattatgtggcatccaaaagccctgattcttctACTCTTATggaagacgcctaaaggtcagatgaaggtttttacgggttggaatatactagtattaacgtgttgtgacgaagggaagagatgtttcgctgcatactgttggtagcattatcgtttaTTATATTACTgaattgcactgcaaaatcgtccgccatcttttatcaacatagattgttggtgagtacccatatgatttacatattttgatagttctcttaccactcatcctctctttcctgtaaaaaaaaaagaggc
It includes:
- the LOC135211784 gene encoding LOW QUALITY PROTEIN: NAD(P) transhydrogenase, mitochondrial-like (The sequence of the model RefSeq protein was modified relative to this genomic sequence to represent the inferred CDS: inserted 1 base in 1 codon; deleted 2 bases in 1 codon), with amino-acid sequence VEAKFPNAAFEEAGAKIVDRDAAFTSDIVLKIRQPALEEVDLLKDSATLISFLYPAQNKELLDKLAEKKITAFAMDCVPRISRAQVFDALSSMANIAGYRAIVEASNHFGHFLFNSGQITAAGKIPPAKVLVIGGGVAGLAAVGQAKNMGAVVRAFDTRAAVKEQVESFGAEFLEVNVKESGEGTGGYAKEMSKEFIEAEMALFAKQAKEVDIIVSTALIPGRKAPVLIKKEHIDVMKPGSVVVDLAAEAGGNIETTVPGEISVNNNVTHIGLTDLPSRLPTQASFLYGNNISKFLMSIGEKDHFHINLEDEVVRGSIILQNGKLLWPPPPVEPSPVAAAPAAAAAAVKEPPPPPNYFNITMKDALMYTSGLGTLVSLGMGSPNAAMTQMMTTFALSVIVGYHTVWSVTPALHSPLMSVTNAISGITAVGGLLLMGGGLYPTNVIEGLAASAAFISFINIFGGFIVTQRMLDMFKRPTDPPEYNYLYGIPATAFLGGYAATAMSGYPESHQMAYLAASLCCVGALAGLSNQKTCRLGNTLGMIVSGGIASTIGQLVPSNPVLMQMVAAAGLGGAIGTTIAKKIEITDLPQLVAAFHSLVGAAAVLTCIATYLHDFPHFATDPAANAIKTALFLGTYIGGVTFSGSLVAYGKLQGVLDSAPLLLPGRHALNAGLMTANVGAMAYYFIDPSLTVGLSMLGATTTLSAIMGVTLTMAIGGADMPVVITVLNSYSGWALCAEGFMLNNNLMTVVGALIGSSGAILSYIMCKAMNRSCQNVIXGGFGTSSTGGGKPMEITGTHTETNVEQTVDMMANAKNIIIVPGYGLCVAKAQYPIAEMVDLLKKKGKNVRFGIHPVAGRMPGQLNVLLAEAGVPYDVVLEMDEINDDFPETDLVLVIGANDTVNSAAEDDPNSIIAGMPVLRVWLSNQVVVMKRSLGVGYAAVDNPIFFKPNTNMLLGDAKKTCDALLTKLKEHYE